The Lycium barbarum isolate Lr01 chromosome 9, ASM1917538v2, whole genome shotgun sequence genome has a segment encoding these proteins:
- the LOC132612275 gene encoding auxin-responsive protein SAUR77-like gives MDCIILPISILKRRCSGQLGYQPLSKNGYGDSDTDQVTVVVGKEKREFLVEAFVLEESPFRILIEMVTKKEDRREVNENKENKVIFVDVDVMLFEHMLWLMQNDCSSLFKLNLKETNDFYAQDC, from the coding sequence ATGGATTGCATAATTCTTCCTATATCAATCTTGAAAAGGCGTTGCTCGGGCCAGTTAGGTTACCAGCCACTCTCGAAAAATGGTTATGGAGATTCAGATACTGATCAGGTGACGGTCGTGGTGGGGAAAGAGAAGAGGGAATTCTTGGTGGAGGCATTTGTGTTGGAAGAAAGCCCTTTTAGGATTTTGATTGAAATGGTAACGAAGAAAGAAGATAGAAGGGAAGTGAATGAGAATAAGGAAAATAAAGTGATTTTTGTGGATGTGGATGTTATGTTGTTTGAGCACATGTTGTGGTTGATGCAAAATGATTGTTCTTCTTTGTTCAAGCTCAATCTTAAAGAGACCAATGACTTCTATGCCCAAGATTGTTGA